In Arachis stenosperma cultivar V10309 chromosome 1, arast.V10309.gnm1.PFL2, whole genome shotgun sequence, one DNA window encodes the following:
- the LOC130964330 gene encoding uncharacterized protein LOC130964330, translating to MASATSFFALSPTYSLKHQNANSNRRLSFFSLSPSTTRRFVPATISCNLSNNHNYVDDRNHNNNNNTERPQSNAIQVYTQIERLVTDSVRQSQDAWWGSRDWSELEGAWIIKPKSSKPKFVAHFIGGIFVGAAPQLAYRWFLERLSEKGVVIIATPYASGFDHFLIADEVQFKFDRCCRALQETIQDLPIFGVGHSLGSVVHLLIGSRYAVQRSGNVLMAFNNKEASSAVPLFSPVIVPMAQSIGPLLSDIFASPTLRAGAEMTLKQFENVSPPIMKQVLPLVEQLPPLYMDLVKGREDFIPRPEETRRLIKSYYGISRNLLIKFKDDLIDETPTLAQVLSSEAAISSVLDMSIRKLPGDHGLPLQQALPDVPPAMADAVNRGSEILSNLAVGTPWETVAKEVGNTFGIDSQVLRAEVSKDMDQLVDVISSWMASNAGPKVLRP from the exons ATGGCTTCTGCTAcgtctttctttgcactctctCCAACTTACTCTCTCAAACACCAAAACGCAAACTCTAACCGTCGTTTATCCTTCTTCTCGCTTTCACCTTCAACGACGCGTCGTTTTGTCCCCGCCACTATCTCTTGCAACCTCTCTAACAACCATAATTACGTCGACGACCGCaaccacaacaacaacaacaacactgAACGACCCCAATCTAACGCAATTCAAGTTTACACCCAAATTGAAAG GTTGGTTACGGATTCTGTTAGACAATCACAGGATGCCTGGTGGGGTTCCAGAGATTGGAGTGAATTGGAG GGAGCATGGATTATCAAACCCAAAAGTTCCAAACCGAAGTTTGTTGCACATTTTATTGGAGGTATATTTGTTGGAGCTGCGCCTCAACTTGCCTATCGGTGGTTTCTTGAGCGTCTCTCAGAAAA GGGTGTAGTGATCATTGCAACACCATATGCTAGTGGGTTTGATCACTTCCTGATTGCAGATGAAGTACAGTTCAAATTTGATAGGTGCTGCCGTGCGTTGCAAGAAACA atCCAAGATCTTCCCATTTTCGGTGTTGGCCATTCTTTGGGATCAGTTGTCCACCTTTTGATAG GATCAAGGTATGCGGTGCAAAGAAGTGGAAATGTTCTGATGGCATTCAACAACAAG GAAGCAAGTTCAGCTGTCCCTTTGTTCTCTCCAGTTATTGTCCCAATGGCTCAAAGCATTGGTCCACTCCTATCAGATATTTTTGCTTCACCAACTCTACGTGCAGGG GCAGAGATGACTCTGAAACAATTCGAAAATGTTAGTCCCCCCATTATGAAACAGGTTCTTCCTTTAGTTGAGCAGCTCCCCCCCTTGTACATGGATTTGGTCAAAGGAAGAGAAGATTTTATACCAAGGCCTGAGGAAACACGTCGACTT ATAAAATCATACTATGGCATATCCAGGAATCTTCTGATAAAATTCAAGGATGATTTAATAGATGAAACCCCAACTCTAGCACAGGTGCTTAGTTCAGAAGCAGCAATTAGCTCAGTGCTAGACATGTCAATTCGCAAGCTGCCTGGAGATCATGGTCTTCCATTGCAGCAG GCCTTACCAGATGTTCCACCAGCAATGGCCGATGCCGTTAATCGCGGAAGTGAGATTTTGTCAAATCTTGCGGTAGGAACACCATGGGAGACAGTTGCCAAAGAAGTAGGGAACACTTTTGGTATCGACTCACAAGTCCTCCGTGCAGAAGTATCGAAGGACATGGATCAGCTTGTGGATGTGATATCTTCTTGGATGGCCTCCAACGCAGGTCCTAAAGTCTTGAGGCCGTAG
- the LOC130970137 gene encoding protein RRC1-like produces the protein MSSFSITRKKTPFQKHREEEEAKKKRAEDETARLYAEFVESFQGDTTPGSKAFVRGGTINPNDKLKDDTEGEKSKDGVSGPKKGSRYVPSFIPPPMATKGKESERKKEEEKPKDKEKGKSRNIDHFMEELKHEQEMRERRNQEREHWRDGRHGEHSTSSRFDELPDDFDPSGRLPGSFDDGDPQTTNLYVGNLSPKVDENFLLRTFGRFGPIASVKIMWPRTEEERRRQRNCGFVAFMNRADGQAAKDEMQGVVVYEYELKIGWGKSVALPSQALPAPPPGHMAIRSKEGSTVILSGPSGGPPVTSVPNQNSELVLTPNIPDIMVTPPEDEHLRHVIDTMALYVLDGGCAFEQAIMERGRGNPLFNFLFVLGSKEHTYYVWRLYSFAQGDTLQRWRTEPFIMITGSGRWIPPSLPTAKSPEHEKESGPTHAGGRSRRVEPERTLTDAQRDEFEDMLRALTLERSQIKEAMGFSLDNADAAGEIVEVLTESLTLKETPIPTKIARLMLVSDILHNSSAPVRNASAYRTKFEATLPDVMESFNDLYRSIMGRITAEALKERVLKVLQVWADWFLFSDAYVNGLRATFLRPGNSGVIPFHSICGDAPEIEQKATSEDTVSGKANQDAALAMGRGAATRELMSLPLAELERRCRHNGLSLVGGREMMVARLLSLEEAEKQRGYELDDELKYAQNQANAGKYTSTRRETSAEPEPAGLSGWNHYSDEDLPSQGKGSSPLASTLSIPQPELKAFTKKEKNDPVLPASKWAREDDESDDEHRRDGKNLGLSYSSSGSENVGDGLSKADEHESAADTSFSAHTDSGMNEEQRQKLRRLEVALIEYRESLEERGIKNLEEIEKKVEAHRKRLQSEYGLSDSGEDGQGNRRTSSERRDRHDVSRKRHRSPSPSHSPHQRLSSRDRDREHDFDRERDRQRDRSHDFDSDRGRDRHREKSGSRERDDHDRERSRDRDRDRDRDRDRRRRTK, from the exons ATGAGTTCCTTCTCCATCACACGGAAAAAGACACCATTCCAGAAGCACAGAGAAGAGGAGGAGGCAAAGAAGAAG AGAGCTGAAGATGAGACTGCTCGTTTGTATGCCGAATTTGTAGAGTCATTTCAAGGTGATACCACTCCTGGGTCAAAGGCTTTTGTACGAGGAGGAACAATTAATCCCAATGATAAATTGAAGGATGATACTGAGG GTGAAAAGTCCAAAGATGGGGTTTCTGGTCCAAAGAAGGGAAGTAG GTATGTTCCATCTTTTATACCACCTCCAATGGCAACCAAGGGAAAAGAATCGGAAAGGAAA AAAGAGGAGGAAAAACCTAAGGACAAAGAGAAAGGAAAGTCGAGGAACATTGATCATTTCATGGAGGAGCTAAAGCACGAGCAAGAGATGAGGGAGAGGCGGAACCAAGAACGTGAACATTGGCGTGATGGGCGCCATGGAGAACATTCCACT TCAAGTCGCTTTGACGAACTACCTGATGACTTTGATCCAAGTGGAAGACTTCCTGGATCATTTGATGATGGCGATCCCCAAACTACGAATCTGTATGTTGGAAACCTCTCACCCAAG GTTGATGAAAATTTTCTGCTCCGTACTTTTGGAAGATTTGGACCTATTGCCAGTGTGAAGATAATGTGGCCTAGGACAGAAGAGGAGCGAAGACGACAAAGAAACTGTGGCTTTGTGGCTTTCATGAACAGAGCTGATGGACAGGCTGCAAAGGATGAAATGCAAG GAGTTGTGGTTTATGAGTATGAATTGAAAATTGGGTGGGGAAAGTCTGTTGCGCTCCCATCGCAAGCCCTACCTGCACCCCCACCAGGGCATATGGCCATCAGGAGTAAGGAG GGTAGTACTGTTATCCTATCTGGTCCATCAGGCGGTCCACCTGTGACTTCTGTGCCTAATCAGAACTCTGAACTG GTCCTTACTCCTAATATTCCTGATATAATGGTTACACCTCCTGAGGATGAACATCTGAGGCATGTAATTGATACAATGGCTTTATATGTTCTGGATGGAGGGTGTGCTTTTGAACAAGCTATCATGGAGAGGGGTCGTGGAAATCCTCTTTTcaacttcttgtttgttcttGGCTCAAAGGAACACACCTACTATGTTTGGAGACTCTACTCATTTGCCCAG GGTGATACTCTTCAAAGATGGCGGACTGAACCTTTTATCATGATAACGGGTAGTGGAAG ATGGATACCCCCCTCATTACCAACAGCAAAAAGTCCAGAACATGAGAAGGAGTCTGGTCCAACACATGCAGGAGGAAGAAGCAGG CGTGTAGAGCCTGAAAGAACACTGACTGATGCACAGAGGGACGAGTTTGAGGATATGCTGCGGGCTTTAACATTAGAGAGGAGCCAGATAAAAGAGGCCATGGGGTTTTCTTTGGATAATGCCGATGCAGCTGGCGAG ATTGTTGAAGTTTTAACAGAATCATTGACGCTTAAAGAAACCCCCATTCCAACTAAAATTGCAAGGCTCATGCTTGTATCTGATATTCTTCACAATAGTAGTGCTCCTGTAAGAAACGCATCAGCATATCGCACCAAGTTTGAAGCAACATTACCTGACGTAATGGAGAGTTTTAATGACTTATATCGTAGCATAATGGGGCGCATTACTGCTGAAGCACTGAAA GAACGAGTACTGAAAGTTTTGCAAGTGTGGGCCGATTGGTTCCTCTTTTCAGATGCTTATGTGAATGGCTTAAGAGCCACTTTTCTTCGACCTGGGAACTCCGGTGTTATACCATTCCATTCCATATGTGGTGATGCTCCTGAGATCGAACAGAAGGCCACTTCCGAAGATACGGTTAGCGGCAAGGCCAACCAAGATGCTGCATTGGCAATGGGCCGAGGAGCTGCAACAAGGGAGCTAATGAGTTTGCCTCTTGCCGAGCTGGAAAGACGGTGCCGACACAATGGGTTGTCACTTGTTGGTGGCAGAGAAATGATGGTTGCACGGTTGCTAAGTCTTGAAGAGGCAGAAAAGCAAAGGGGTTATGAACTGGATGACGAATTGAAATATGCTCAAAACCAAGCAAATGCAGGGAAGTATACCAGTACTCGGCGGGAAACGAGTGCTGAGCCTGAACCAGCGGGATTATCTGGATGGAACCACTATTCGGATGAAGATTTGCCTTCACAAGGCAAAGGGTCTTCACCTTTAGCATCAACCCTTTCTATTCCACAGCCTGAACTTAAAGCCTTTacaaaaaaggagaagaatgaTCCAGTTTTGCCTGCCTCTAAATGGGCTCGAGAGGATGATGAGAGTGATGACGAGCATAGGAGGGATGGAAAGAATCTTGGGCTAAGCTACTCGTCTTCTGGTAGCGAGAATGTTGGAGACGGTCTTAGTAAAGCTGATGAACACGAGTCTGCTGCAGATACAAGTTTTTCAGCTCACACTGACAGTGGAATGAATGAAGAGCAGAG GCAAAAGTTACGACGCTTGGAGGTTGCTCTAATTGAATATCGGGAGTCTCTTGAAGAGAGGGGAATTAAAAATTTGGAGGAAATTGAGAAGAAAGTTGAAGCACATCGGAAACGGCTGCAATCAGAGTACGGTTTATCAGATTCTGGTGAAGATGGTCAAGGCAATA GACGAACGTCTTCGGAGAGGAGGGATAGGCACGATGTCTCAAGGAAACGGCACCGCAGCCCAAGTCCAAGCCATAGTCCACATCAAAGATTATCAAGTCGAGATAGAGATAGAGAACATGATTTTGATAGGGAAAGAGACAGGCAAAGAGATAGAAGTCATGATTTCGACAGTGATAGAGGAAGGGACCGGCACCGCGAAAAGAGTGGAAGCCGAGAGAGGGATGATCATGACAGGGAAAGGAGCAGGGACAGAGATAGGGACCGGGACCGGGACCGGGACCGGAGAAGACGGACCAAATAA
- the LOC130970165 gene encoding probable calcium-binding protein CML21 produces MGGAVGRADSVGWIPETKIEAKMVEALQKRESKGCSVKSFNTIILKFPKIDQSFRKCKAIFEQFDEDSNGVIDREELKKSFSKLEISFTEEELNDLFEACDINEDMGMEFNEFIVLLCLVYLLADDPAALHTKSRIGLPNLESTFETLVDAFVFLDKNKDGYVSKNEMIEAINEGGERSSGRIAMKRFEEMDWDQNGMVNFKEFLFAFTRWVGIEDEEDEEA; encoded by the exons ATGGGAGGTGCAGTTGGAAGGGCTGATTCCGTTGGTTGGATTCCGGAAACCAAAATTGAGGCTAAAATGGTTGAAGCATTGCAAAAGAGGGAATCTAAAGGATGTTCGGTGAAATCGTTCAACACTATAATCTTGAAATTCCCAAAAATTGATCAAAGCTTTAGAAAATGCAAAGCCATATTTGAGCAGTTTG ATGAGGATTCGAATGGCGTAATAGACCGAGAAGAGTTGAAAAAAAGTTTCAGTAAACTGGAAATTTCTTTTACTGAGGAGGAGTTGAATGATCTCTTTGAAGCATGTGACATCAATGAGGATATGGGAATGGAGTTCAATGAGTTCATTGTACTTCTTTGCCTTGTCTACCTTCTCGCAGACGATCCAGCAGCCCTTCACACT AAATCACGAATTGGGTTGCCGAATCTGGAGTCCACGTTCGAGACTTTGGTCGATGCATTTGTGTTTTTGGACAAGAACAAGGATGGTTATGTCAGCAAAAACGAGATGATTGAAGCGATAAATGAAGGCGGGGAGCGTTCTTCTGGAAGAATAGCAATGAAAAGATTTG AAGAAATGGATTGGGATCAAAATGGAATGGTGAACTTCAAGGAGTTCCTTTTCGCCTTTACAAGGTGGGTCGGAATTGAGGACGAGGAAGATGAAGAGGCCTGA